A stretch of the Myxosarcina sp. GI1 genome encodes the following:
- a CDS encoding NACHT domain-containing NTPase, giving the protein MTQEKSFIGGAVDDVESAFTKGIGGTLFDIAKKVGGSTFQVLSDKRKANQASKQYAERYQKRYGLLRLLGMPQGVALESIYTPVRVLNKLSIRNFETLPDLEESYRNSQLRRLQRGECRNEDGLTVAQHHQYLMVLGNPGAGKSTFLRRLGLEAFKEEAGKFQDKLIPVLLELKQFDTENDNLIAAIAEEFKHFGFPPSPEFATKALEAGKLLVLLDGLDEVPNEFTNSVMNAIDNLVTSYETNRFVASCRIAAYRSNFQHDFKVIELADFDDEQIRQFITNWFSTELDKQSQTAEKCWETLNHESNKAAKELAQTPLLLTFLCLVYNRKQSFPPTRSRLYNKALDILLEEWAAEKRIQQEPIHEGLHTDLEKVMLAEIAHEGFKEDQLFS; this is encoded by the coding sequence ATGACTCAAGAAAAATCTTTTATTGGCGGTGCGGTGGATGATGTAGAGTCAGCTTTTACCAAGGGGATTGGAGGAACTCTGTTTGATATTGCTAAGAAAGTAGGTGGTAGTACTTTTCAGGTTCTTAGTGACAAACGTAAAGCTAACCAGGCTTCCAAACAGTATGCAGAGCGCTACCAAAAACGCTATGGTTTGCTCAGGCTGCTGGGAATGCCTCAAGGGGTAGCTCTAGAATCGATTTATACGCCAGTTCGCGTGTTGAATAAATTGAGTATTCGTAACTTTGAAACCCTTCCCGACTTGGAAGAAAGCTATCGCAATAGCCAACTGCGTCGCTTACAAAGAGGAGAATGTCGCAACGAAGACGGTCTGACCGTCGCCCAGCATCATCAATATCTAATGGTTTTGGGCAATCCTGGAGCGGGAAAGTCTACTTTCTTGAGACGCTTGGGGCTAGAGGCTTTTAAAGAAGAAGCGGGAAAATTTCAAGATAAACTAATTCCCGTGCTGTTGGAGTTAAAACAGTTCGATACAGAAAATGACAATTTAATTGCGGCGATCGCCGAAGAGTTTAAACATTTTGGTTTTCCTCCATCGCCAGAATTTGCTACAAAAGCTTTAGAAGCAGGTAAATTATTGGTGTTACTGGATGGCTTAGATGAAGTTCCCAACGAGTTTACCAACTCGGTGATGAATGCGATTGACAATCTGGTTACTTCCTACGAGACAAACCGTTTTGTTGCTTCCTGTCGCATTGCGGCATATCGCAGTAATTTCCAACACGATTTTAAAGTCATCGAGCTAGCCGACTTTGACGACGAACAAATTCGGCAGTTTATTACTAATTGGTTTAGCACCGAACTCGACAAACAGTCTCAAACCGCAGAAAAATGCTGGGAGACTCTCAACCACGAAAGCAATAAGGCAGCTAAAGAATTAGCCCAAACTCCCTTATTGTTGACTTTTCTCTGCTTAGTCTACAATCGCAAACAAAGCTTTCCCCCTACTCGCAGCCGACTTTACAACAAGGCATTGGATATATTACTTGAAGAATGGGCAGCAGAGAAACGGATTCAACAAGAACCGATCCATGAAGGATTGCATACCGATTT
- a CDS encoding type II toxin-antitoxin system HigA family antitoxin, translating to MTLTINPSDYAQLLAKYQPKVIETEAENERAIELAQELEHKANRTPEEDAILELLITLIEKFEEENYPIPEGTPHSMLLHLMESNDIKQENLVGVIGSRGVVSEVVNGKRSISKAQAKALAEFFSVDAGLFI from the coding sequence ATGACCCTTACTATTAATCCTTCAGACTACGCCCAGTTACTAGCTAAATATCAACCCAAAGTCATCGAAACCGAAGCGGAGAACGAGCGCGCTATTGAATTAGCTCAAGAGTTAGAACACAAAGCCAATCGTACTCCAGAAGAAGATGCGATCCTCGAACTATTGATTACTTTAATTGAGAAATTTGAGGAAGAAAATTATCCGATTCCTGAAGGTACACCTCATTCTATGCTGCTGCATCTAATGGAATCCAACGATATCAAACAGGAAAACTTAGTTGGTGTCATCGGTTCGAGAGGGGTTGTTTCGGAAGTAGTTAATGGTAAACGCAGTATTAGCAAAGCTCAGGCAAAAGCTTTAGCTGAATTTTTTTCAGTTGATGCAGGATTGTTTATTTAG
- a CDS encoding type II toxin-antitoxin system HigB family toxin, giving the protein MRVISRKILRDYCQSHADACDALYDWYRVASKAKWQNLTEVQATYKTAEAVGNFTVFNIKGNRYRLIVDIIYEQQRIYIKYVLTHAEYDKDRWKNDPYY; this is encoded by the coding sequence GTGCGCGTCATTAGTCGAAAGATTCTCCGAGATTATTGTCAATCTCATGCCGATGCCTGTGATGCCCTTTACGACTGGTACAGAGTAGCTAGTAAAGCTAAATGGCAGAATTTAACCGAAGTCCAGGCTACTTATAAAACAGCCGAAGCCGTTGGTAACTTTACCGTCTTTAACATCAAAGGCAATCGCTATCGGTTAATTGTCGATATTATTTACGAGCAGCAAAGAATCTATATCAAGTACGTTCTAACTCACGCCGAATACGACAAGGACAGGTGGAAAAATGACCCTTACTATTAA
- a CDS encoding tyrosine-type recombinase/integrase: MKTQNKITNATSDRQIILIWLRDKSETTSVSYRSTVEKFLEFIGNKPLAEVMLEDLQQWLDGLKLRFKPTTIANKVLVIKSLFSFCAKTGYLTNNIGSFLKTPKAKETIAERILEINDVRGLIKYGVKNERDRLMLSLMYGCGLRVSEVINLTWNDLRKHGQGGKATVFGKGSKTRVVLIPDKLWQQLKEFEKYNRVNQYVFVSRNDNKMERSVVHRMIKRACKRANIDERASSHWLRHSHASHSLEAGCNLRLLQQSLGHASVTTTERYLHISPDAGSSQFIDF, encoded by the coding sequence ATGAAGACCCAGAACAAAATTACTAATGCAACCAGCGATCGCCAGATAATTTTAATTTGGTTGCGGGATAAATCGGAGACGACAAGCGTTAGCTATCGCTCCACCGTCGAGAAATTTTTGGAATTTATCGGTAATAAACCGTTAGCGGAGGTGATGTTAGAAGATTTACAGCAGTGGCTCGACGGCTTGAAGCTCCGATTTAAACCTACCACGATTGCCAATAAAGTCCTAGTAATTAAGTCGCTGTTTAGCTTCTGCGCCAAGACGGGCTACTTGACTAATAACATCGGCAGCTTCCTCAAAACACCCAAGGCTAAAGAAACGATCGCCGAGCGGATTTTAGAGATTAATGATGTCAGAGGTTTGATTAAGTATGGAGTGAAGAACGAACGCGATCGCCTGATGCTGAGTTTGATGTACGGCTGTGGGTTGCGGGTGTCGGAAGTTATTAATCTAACCTGGAACGATTTGAGGAAGCATGGGCAAGGCGGTAAGGCTACCGTTTTTGGGAAGGGAAGTAAAACTAGAGTTGTTTTAATACCAGATAAGCTATGGCAGCAGCTAAAAGAGTTCGAGAAATACAACCGCGTTAATCAATATGTCTTTGTTAGTCGCAACGATAACAAGATGGAGCGGTCTGTGGTGCATCGGATGATAAAAAGAGCGTGTAAGCGAGCGAATATTGACGAGAGAGCTTCAAGTCATTGGTTGCGGCACTCCCACGCCAGTCATAGTTTAGAAGCTGGTTGTAATTTAAGGTTGTTACAACAAAGTCTTGGACACGCTAGTGTAACTACTACCGAAAGATATCTGCACATATCACCTGATGCTGGCAGTAGTCAGTTTATTGATTTTTAA